A window of Apium graveolens cultivar Ventura chromosome 8, ASM990537v1, whole genome shotgun sequence contains these coding sequences:
- the LOC141680137 gene encoding uncharacterized protein LOC141680137 — protein MADAKGYVKRCDHCQKYAPVVREPPEMLTSINSPIPFALWVMDIFGPSPWPPLKGKFRKYCKENEIDLRFTYVARPQANGKAEVTNQIILDGLKKRIEKYRNNWVDEILPILWSSRTTCRVTTGATPFMLAYGAEAVVLVEISHSSPRIQAFNVEENEEGKRLALYLIDEVRDAVHAMIVEYQKKAYFYYNLRVKERLLKQGDLVLRKVEASEVEIISNFEEPSYDNVLFT, from the exons atggcaGACGCCAAAGGATATGTGAAGAGATGTGATCATTGTCAGAAATATGCCCCTGTGGTAAGGGAACCTCCCGAAATGCTCACTTCCATAAATTCCCCAATCCCATTTGCTCTGTGGGTAATGGATATTTTCGGACCTTCCCCATGGCCACCACTCAAAGGAA AGTTCAGGAAGTATTGTAAAGAGAACGAAATTGACTTGAGATTCACTTATGTTGCTCGCCCTCAAGCTAATGGGAAAGCAGAGGTTACGAATCAGATCATTTTGGATGGGTTAAAGAAAAGGATTGAAAAGTacagaaataattgggtggatgaaatactgcCAATACTTTGGTCTTCCAGAACTACATGTAGAGTCACAACGGGAGCAAcgcccttcatgttagcatatggagCAGAAGCAGTTGTACTAGTGGAAATATCACATTCGTCTCCAAGGATCCAAGCGTTCAACgttgaggaaaatgaggaggggaAAAGATTAGCCCTGTATTTAATAGATGAAGTACGAGATGCGGTGCACGCAATGAttgtggaatatcagaaaaaagcctATTTTTATTACAACCTGAGGGTGAAAGAGAGATTATTAAAGCAAGGAGACTTGGTcctaaggaaggtggaagcttctgaagtTGAAATTATTTCAAACTTTGAAGAGCCAAGTTATGATAATGTTTTGTTTACTTAG
- the LOC141676946 gene encoding auxin efflux carrier component 2-like, with product MITGKDIYDVLAAIVPLYVAMFLAYGSVRWWKIFTPDQCSGINRFVAVFAVPLLSFHFISSNDPYKMNYHFIAADCLQKVVILVALFIWQAFSKNGSLEWMITLFSLSTLPNTLVMGIPLLKAMYGDFSGDLMVQIVVLQSVIWYTLMLFMFEYRGARLLISEQFPETAGSITSFHVESDVVSLNGREPLETDAEIGDDGKLHVVVRRSNCSSRSVISYNKSHAVNEITPRASNLTGVEIYSVQSSREPTPRASSFNQNDFYAMFASKAASPKHGYTNSYGGGADVYSLQSSKGPTPRISNFEEEMLKMGNSVNNNKNKRPGGRSMSGELFNHGSLGSSYPPPNPMFTGSTQAKRKESSGGTGTSSTPNKELHMFVWSSSASPVSEGNLRNAVHRAAATDFGVVDSSKAVLQQEIAASRANVMHDSIENASHAAKMNGELRDQVEIENGTASKFGTSGSSYDTIQKKAGMEGGQKNHQMPPASVMTRLILIMVWRKLIRNPNTYSSLFGLIWSLVSFRWNINMPTILSGSISILSDAGLGMAMFSLGLFMALQPKIIACGQTVATFSMAVRFLTGPAVIAATSIAIGLRGVLLHVAIVQAALPQGIVPFVFAKEYNVHADILSTAVIFGMLIALPITILYYVLLGV from the exons ATGATCACTGGAAAAGATATTTACGATGTTCTTGCAGCGATTGTACCTTTATACGTTGCCATGTTTTTGGCCTATGGCTCTGTCCGATGGTGGAAGATTTTCACTCCTGATCAGTGCTCCGGCATTAATCGCTTCGTAGCAGTCTTTGCAGTTCCATTACTTTCCTTCCACTTCATCTCGTCAAATGACCCTTACAAAATGAACTATCATTTCATTGCTGCTGATTGTTTGCAAAAAGTTGTCATTCTAGTTGCCCTTTTTATATGGCAAGCTTTTAGCAAAAATGGCAGCTTGGAATGGATGATCACCCTGTTTTCTCTATCTACTCTCCCAAACACACTTGTCATGGGAATTCCCCTTCTAAAAGCTATGTACGGGGATTTCTCGGGAGACCTGATGGTTCAAATTGTGGTTTTACAAAGTGTGATTTGGTATACTCTAATGCTCTTCATGTTTGAGTACAGAGGTGCAAGACTTCTCATTTCTGAACAATTTCCCGAGACGGCTGGTTCAATTACTTCCTTTCATGTTGAATCTGACGTAGTTTCGTTAAATGGACGGGAGCCTTTGGAAACTGATGCAGAAATCGGAGATGATGGGAAGTTACATGTGGTGGTGAGAAGGTCTAACTGTTCATCCAGGTCAGTGATTTCTTATAATAAGTCGCATGCAGTGAATGAAATCACTCCGCGAGCTTCAAACTTAACAGGCGTAGAGATTTATTCGGTTCAATCTTCACGAGAGCCAACACCAAGAGCCTCGAGTTTTAACCAGAATGATTTTTATGCAATGTTTGCAAGTAAAGCTGCGAGTCCTAAGCATGGCTACACAAATAGTTATGGAGGAGGAGCTGATGTTTATTCTTTGCAATCGTCGAAAGGTCCAACACCAAGAATATCGAATTTTGAAGAGGAGATGTTGAAGATGGGAAATAGTGTTAACAATAATAAGAATAAAAGGCCTGGCGGAAGGAGTATGAGTGGTGAATTGTTTAATCATGGGAGTTTAGGATCTTCTTATCCGCCTCCAAATCCGATGTTTACAGGGTCCACTCAAGCTAAGAGGAAGGAAAGTAGCGGGGGGACGGGGACTAGTAGTACGCCTAATAAGGAGCTTCATATGTTTGTTTGGAGCTCAAGTGCATCTCCTGTCTCTGAAGGGAACTTAAGAAATGCTGTTCATAGAGCTGCTGCTACAGATTTTGGAGTAGTTGATTCTTCTAAGGCTGTTCTGCAACAAGAAATTGCTGCTTCTAGAG CCAATGTGATGCATGATTCGATTGAAAATGCAAGTCATGCTGCAAAAATGAATGGAGAACTGAGGGATCAGGTTGAGATAGAGAATGGAACAGCCTCAAAATTCGGGACGAGTGGTTCATCATATGATACAATCCAGAAGAAGGCAGGCATGGAAGGTGGCCAAAAGAATCACCAGATGCCCCCTGCAAGTGTGATGACAAGGCTCATCCTTATCATGGTTTGGAGAAAACTCATTCGAAATCCCAACACATATTCCAGCCTTTTTGGCCTCATTTGGTCTCTGGTATCATTTAG GTGGAATATCAATATGCCTACCATTCTAAGTGGATCCATATCAATACTATCAGATGCAGGTCTAGGAATGGCTATGTTTAGTCTAG GGCTATTCATGGCATTGCAACCAAAGATAATAGCCTGTGGTCAAACTGTCGCTACATTTTCAATGGCAGTGCGGTTCTTAACAGGTCCGGCAGTTATTGCCGCAACCTCCATTGCTATAGGCCTCAGAGGTGTTCTATTACACGTTGCAATTGTGCAG GCTGCTCTACCTCAAGGAATCGTTCCCTTCGTATTTGCCAAAGAATACAACGTCCATGCTGACATACTTAGCACTGC CGTTATATTTGGAATGCTGATTGCGCTGCCCATAACAATACTATACTATGTGCTCCTTGGAGTGTAA